A genomic region of Denticeps clupeoides chromosome 17, fDenClu1.1, whole genome shotgun sequence contains the following coding sequences:
- the ush1c gene encoding harmonin isoform X9 translates to MYHQSMDLPVLVGDLKLVINNPSRLPLFDSIRPLIPLKHQVEYDLLTPKRSRKLKEVRLDRTHPEGLGLSVRGGLEFGCGLFISQIVKDGQAGSVGLQVGDEIVRINGYSIFSCIHEEVINLIKTKKTVSLKVRHVGMIPVKSSSGEPLKWQFVDQFVSESGEKKSSVAGLASIGGKEIKEKKVFLSLVGTKGMGISISSGPTQKPGIYISNVKPGSLSAEVGLKVGDQIVEVNGVEFTNLDHKEAVRVLKSSRSLTITVLTGAGSELFMTDEERLAVEARRELERQELMHQKKVALETNKIVKEQQEKERLRKMELSQKTAEEDERYRREMEKIEAAERKHQREWEEDWEPREKPAKTPSPVPPKNPTPPPAKPRSSAFGWFYKYEGKLPTIRKKGKEKKHKKKASKTDTLPAERKSKKEMEFELKLAKEKEEMNEREKQLKISRLVQEVSETEREDLEESEKVQHWVERLCQTRLEQITHVENDSAEVSPTRSPTTSVSTIRRFPGGLQLATTDLDDINLDDVDQSLRQPLKRLAPTQATSNQPPPPLPLPPPSPRLHHTVSHSPPSPRMMHHSMSKAPPSMYHPHSPNPRPSGPGPTGHNPSPPPSRMPPPTATRRAPPPPPSSSSRPPPSQSSWSPSSSHPPPPPPPPPPPPPPPPPPPPPQQNENRFGSSTAYPRPQSPSEHGSEWESNTYKPRGGYRAVNASEASYPQSPKVTRNTSHASRISTSNTPLQIMPSPPNQRRQVNPVMSKPVMLPQTMTHRTALRSEGLPPEMLKRMVVYNTSFKSSRKQGFQKYVEEFDPFSMFTQDQIAGRDVRLLKIKKVGPLDLAVEGGIESPLGKIVVSAIYEGGAADKHGGIVPGDEVMAVNGKILTDVTLTEAQNSLARAWNSGGDWIDLVIAVSPPKEYEDEVAKAASASPTANRKFTPGSATLYRHGYRLQP, encoded by the exons ATGTATCACCA GTCGATGGACCTACCGGTCTTGGTGGGGGACCTGAAGCTGGTGATTAACAACCCCAGTAGGCTGCCCTTGTTTGATTCCATTCGACCCCTTATCCCACTGAAACACCAAGTGGAGTACGACCTGCTCACCCCAAAGAGATCACG GAAACTGAAGGAGGTTCGTTTGGACCGGACTCACCCCGAGGGCCTCGGTCTGAGCGTGAGAGGGGGGCTAGAGTTTGGCTGCGGCCTCTTCATCTCCCAGATTGTGAAGGACGGACAGGCAGGAAGTGTTGGCTTGCAG GTCGGGGACGAGATTGTGCGCATCAATGGCTATTCCATTTTCTCGTGCATTCACGAGGAAGTCATCAACCTCATCAAGACCAAAAAGACTGTCTCACTGAAAGTCAGGC ATGTTGGGATGATACCAGTGAAGAG CTCCTCTGGAGAGCCCCTCAAATGGCAGTTTGTGGACCAGTTTGTGTCTGAGTCTGGG GAGAAGAAGAGCAGTGTGGCCGGCCTGGCCTCTATTGGAGGAAAGGAGATAAAGGAGAAAAAGGTCTTCCTAAGTTTGGTGGGCACAAAGGGCATGGGTATTAG TATCTCAAGTGGCCCTACTCAGAAACCAGGAATATACATCAGCAACGTGAAACCTGGCTCACTGTCAGCTGAAGTGGGCCTGAAG GTGGGTGACCAGATTGTTGAGGTCAATGGGGTGGAATTCACTAACTTGGACCACAAGGAG GCTGTCAGAGTGTTGAAAAGCAGCCGTAGTTTGACCATCACTGTTCTCACCGGTGCA GGCAGTGAGCTGTTCATGACTGATGAGGAACGCTTGGCAGTGGAGGCTCGCAGGGAGCTGGAGCGACAGGAGCTCATGCACCAGAAGAAGGTCGCTCTGGAAACCAACAAGATCGTGAAAGAGCAGCAGGAGAAGGAACGCCT GAGGAAAATGGAGCTCTCTCAAAAAACGGCTGAGGAGGATGAGCGTTATCGAAGGGAGATGGAAAA GATAGAGGCTGCAGAGCGGAAGCATCAGAGAGAATGGGAGGAGGACTGGGAACCCAGAGAGAAACCTGCCAAGACCCCCTCTCCTGTTCCCCCCAAAAATCCCACCCCACCTCCAGCTAAACCCAGAAGCTCAG CATTTGGCTGGTTTTACAAGTACGAGGGGAAGTTACCTACAATCAGGAAG aaagggaaagaaaagaagcatAAGAAGAAGGCGTCAAAGACGGATACACTGCCCGCCGAgaggaaaagcaaaaaagaGATGGAGTTTGAGCTGAAGCTAGccaaggagaaggaggagatgaACGAGAGGGAAAAGCAGCTGAAAATCAGCAGGCTGGTGCAGGAG GTGTCGGAGACAGAACGGGAGGACCTGGAGGAGTCCGAGAAGGTGCAGCATTGGGTGGAGAGGCTCTGTCAGACCAGACTAGAGCAGATCACTCATGTGGAGAATGACTCAGCAGAG GTGTCTCCAACTCGATCGCCCACCACTTCAGTCTCTACTATAAGGAGGTTTCCTGGGGGCTTGCAGCTGGCCACCACCGATTTGGATGACATTAACCTGGATGATGTAGATCAGAGCCTCAGGCAGCCGCTGAAAAGGCTTGCTCCCACTCAGGCAACATCCAATCAGCctccaccaccactgcccttaccACCACCCTCCCCACGCTTGCACCACACCGTCAGCCATTCACCACCATCACCTCGAATGATGCACCATTCCATGAGTAAGGCTCCACCATCCATGTACCACCCTCATTCCCCTAATCCAAGACCATCTGGCCCAGGACCTACAGGCCACAATCCATCTCCACCCCCCAGTAGGATGCCTCCACCTACAGCCACAAGACGTGCTCCTCCCCCACCGCCCAGTTCTTCTTCACGGCCCCCTCCCTCCCAATCTTCGTGGAGCCCGTCGTCATCCCATCCACCACCGCCTCCACCCCCGccgcctccccctcctcctcctccacctcctcctccacccccccaaCAGAATGAAAATAGGTTTGGGTCAAGCACAGCATACCCTCGGCCTCAGAGTCCCTCTGAGCATGGGAGTGAGTGGGAGTCTAACACCTACAAACCTCGAGGAGGCTACCGTGCAGTAAACGCGAGTGAAGCGTCCTACCCCCAAAGCCCCAAG GTCACAAGAAATACCTCCCATGCTAGCAGAATATCGACTTCAAACACTCCTTTG CAAATCATGCCTAGCCCTCCAAACCAGAGGAGGCAGGTTAACCCTGTAATGTCTAAACCGGTCATGCTGCCACAGACCATGACACACAGAACTGCACTGCGATCAGAGGGCTTG CCTCCGGAGATGCTCAAACGGATGGTGGTGTACAACACATCCTTTAAATCCAGCAGGAAACAA GGATTTCAAAAGTACGTGGAGGAATTTGATCCATTTTCCATG TTCACACAAGATCAGATAGCTGGACGGGACGTTCGacttctgaaaatcaaaaag GTTGGCCCTCTTGATCTTGCAGTGGAAGGGGGCATTGAATCACCCCTTGGGAAGATTGTGGTTTCAGCAATTTATGAAGGTGGTGCTGCAGACAAACATG GTGGTATTGTGCCAGGCGATGAGGTGATGGCAGTAAATGGGAAAATCCTCACTGATGTCACGCTCACCGAGGCCCAGAACTCCTTAGCACGGGCCTGGAACAGTGGTGGG GACTGGATAGATCTGGTAATAGCAGTATCCCCTCCAAAGGAGTACGAGGATGAGGT CGCTAAGGCCGCATCAGCCAGTCCCACAGCAAACAGAAAGTTTACCCCGGGCAGTGCCACTTTGTACAGACACGGCTACCGGCTCCAGCCTTAG
- the ush1c gene encoding harmonin isoform X6, whose amino-acid sequence MCYICDWPKRFLKTFLQQVSHYQVELLIDNEAEKDYLYDVLRMYHQSMDLPVLVGDLKLVINNPSRLPLFDSIRPLIPLKHQVEYDLLTPKRSRKLKEVRLDRTHPEGLGLSVRGGLEFGCGLFISQIVKDGQAGSVGLQVGDEIVRINGYSIFSCIHEEVINLIKTKKTVSLKVRHVGMIPVKSSSGEPLKWQFVDQFVSESGEKKSSVAGLASIGGKEIKEKKVFLSLVGTKGMGISISSGPTQKPGIYISNVKPGSLSAEVGLKVGDQIVEVNGVEFTNLDHKEAVRVLKSSRSLTITVLTGAGSELFMTDEERLAVEARRELERQELMHQKKVALETNKIVKEQQEKERLRKMELSQKTAEEDERYRREMEKIEAAERKHQREWEEDWEPREKPAKTPSPVPPKNPTPPPAKPRSSAFGWFYKYEGKLPTIRKKGKEKKHKKKASKTDTLPAERKSKKEMEFELKLAKEKEEMNEREKQLKISRLVQEVSETEREDLEESEKVQHWVERLCQTRLEQITHVENDSAEVSPTRSPTTSVSTIRRFPGGLQLATTDLDDINLDDVDQSLRQPLKRLAPTQATSNQPPPPLPLPPPSPRLHHTVSHSPPSPRMMHHSMSKAPPSMYHPHSPNPRPSGPGPTGHNPSPPPSRMPPPTATRRAPPPPPSSSSRPPPSQSSWSPSSSHPPPPPPPPPPPPPPPPPPPPPQQNENRFGSSTAYPRPQSPSEHGSEWESNTYKPRGGYRAVNASEASYPQSPKVTRNTSHASRISTSNTPLQIMPSPPNQRRQVNPVMSKPVMLPQTMTHRTALRSEGLPPEMLKRMVVYNTSFKSSRKQGFQKYVEEFDPFSMFTQDQIAGRDVRLLKIKKVGPLDLAVEGGIESPLGKIVVSAIYEGGAADKHGGIVPGDEVMAVNGKILTDVTLTEAQNSLARAWNSGGDWIDLVIAVSPPKEYEDEVAKAASASPTANRKFTPGSATLYRHGYRLQP is encoded by the exons aTGTGCTACATTTGCGACTGGCCTAAGCGCTTCCTTAAAACCTTTCTTCAGCAGGTCAGCCACTACCAG GTGGAGTTGCTGATTGACAACGAGGCAGAAAAAGATTACCTGTACGATGTGCTGCGCATGTATCACCA GTCGATGGACCTACCGGTCTTGGTGGGGGACCTGAAGCTGGTGATTAACAACCCCAGTAGGCTGCCCTTGTTTGATTCCATTCGACCCCTTATCCCACTGAAACACCAAGTGGAGTACGACCTGCTCACCCCAAAGAGATCACG GAAACTGAAGGAGGTTCGTTTGGACCGGACTCACCCCGAGGGCCTCGGTCTGAGCGTGAGAGGGGGGCTAGAGTTTGGCTGCGGCCTCTTCATCTCCCAGATTGTGAAGGACGGACAGGCAGGAAGTGTTGGCTTGCAG GTCGGGGACGAGATTGTGCGCATCAATGGCTATTCCATTTTCTCGTGCATTCACGAGGAAGTCATCAACCTCATCAAGACCAAAAAGACTGTCTCACTGAAAGTCAGGC ATGTTGGGATGATACCAGTGAAGAG CTCCTCTGGAGAGCCCCTCAAATGGCAGTTTGTGGACCAGTTTGTGTCTGAGTCTGGG GAGAAGAAGAGCAGTGTGGCCGGCCTGGCCTCTATTGGAGGAAAGGAGATAAAGGAGAAAAAGGTCTTCCTAAGTTTGGTGGGCACAAAGGGCATGGGTATTAG TATCTCAAGTGGCCCTACTCAGAAACCAGGAATATACATCAGCAACGTGAAACCTGGCTCACTGTCAGCTGAAGTGGGCCTGAAG GTGGGTGACCAGATTGTTGAGGTCAATGGGGTGGAATTCACTAACTTGGACCACAAGGAG GCTGTCAGAGTGTTGAAAAGCAGCCGTAGTTTGACCATCACTGTTCTCACCGGTGCA GGCAGTGAGCTGTTCATGACTGATGAGGAACGCTTGGCAGTGGAGGCTCGCAGGGAGCTGGAGCGACAGGAGCTCATGCACCAGAAGAAGGTCGCTCTGGAAACCAACAAGATCGTGAAAGAGCAGCAGGAGAAGGAACGCCT GAGGAAAATGGAGCTCTCTCAAAAAACGGCTGAGGAGGATGAGCGTTATCGAAGGGAGATGGAAAA GATAGAGGCTGCAGAGCGGAAGCATCAGAGAGAATGGGAGGAGGACTGGGAACCCAGAGAGAAACCTGCCAAGACCCCCTCTCCTGTTCCCCCCAAAAATCCCACCCCACCTCCAGCTAAACCCAGAAGCTCAG CATTTGGCTGGTTTTACAAGTACGAGGGGAAGTTACCTACAATCAGGAAG aaagggaaagaaaagaagcatAAGAAGAAGGCGTCAAAGACGGATACACTGCCCGCCGAgaggaaaagcaaaaaagaGATGGAGTTTGAGCTGAAGCTAGccaaggagaaggaggagatgaACGAGAGGGAAAAGCAGCTGAAAATCAGCAGGCTGGTGCAGGAG GTGTCGGAGACAGAACGGGAGGACCTGGAGGAGTCCGAGAAGGTGCAGCATTGGGTGGAGAGGCTCTGTCAGACCAGACTAGAGCAGATCACTCATGTGGAGAATGACTCAGCAGAG GTGTCTCCAACTCGATCGCCCACCACTTCAGTCTCTACTATAAGGAGGTTTCCTGGGGGCTTGCAGCTGGCCACCACCGATTTGGATGACATTAACCTGGATGATGTAGATCAGAGCCTCAGGCAGCCGCTGAAAAGGCTTGCTCCCACTCAGGCAACATCCAATCAGCctccaccaccactgcccttaccACCACCCTCCCCACGCTTGCACCACACCGTCAGCCATTCACCACCATCACCTCGAATGATGCACCATTCCATGAGTAAGGCTCCACCATCCATGTACCACCCTCATTCCCCTAATCCAAGACCATCTGGCCCAGGACCTACAGGCCACAATCCATCTCCACCCCCCAGTAGGATGCCTCCACCTACAGCCACAAGACGTGCTCCTCCCCCACCGCCCAGTTCTTCTTCACGGCCCCCTCCCTCCCAATCTTCGTGGAGCCCGTCGTCATCCCATCCACCACCGCCTCCACCCCCGccgcctccccctcctcctcctccacctcctcctccacccccccaaCAGAATGAAAATAGGTTTGGGTCAAGCACAGCATACCCTCGGCCTCAGAGTCCCTCTGAGCATGGGAGTGAGTGGGAGTCTAACACCTACAAACCTCGAGGAGGCTACCGTGCAGTAAACGCGAGTGAAGCGTCCTACCCCCAAAGCCCCAAG GTCACAAGAAATACCTCCCATGCTAGCAGAATATCGACTTCAAACACTCCTTTG CAAATCATGCCTAGCCCTCCAAACCAGAGGAGGCAGGTTAACCCTGTAATGTCTAAACCGGTCATGCTGCCACAGACCATGACACACAGAACTGCACTGCGATCAGAGGGCTTG CCTCCGGAGATGCTCAAACGGATGGTGGTGTACAACACATCCTTTAAATCCAGCAGGAAACAA GGATTTCAAAAGTACGTGGAGGAATTTGATCCATTTTCCATG TTCACACAAGATCAGATAGCTGGACGGGACGTTCGacttctgaaaatcaaaaag GTTGGCCCTCTTGATCTTGCAGTGGAAGGGGGCATTGAATCACCCCTTGGGAAGATTGTGGTTTCAGCAATTTATGAAGGTGGTGCTGCAGACAAACATG GTGGTATTGTGCCAGGCGATGAGGTGATGGCAGTAAATGGGAAAATCCTCACTGATGTCACGCTCACCGAGGCCCAGAACTCCTTAGCACGGGCCTGGAACAGTGGTGGG GACTGGATAGATCTGGTAATAGCAGTATCCCCTCCAAAGGAGTACGAGGATGAGGT CGCTAAGGCCGCATCAGCCAGTCCCACAGCAAACAGAAAGTTTACCCCGGGCAGTGCCACTTTGTACAGACACGGCTACCGGCTCCAGCCTTAG
- the ush1c gene encoding harmonin isoform X7, with protein MERKVAREFRHKVELLIDNEAEKDYLYDVLRMYHQSMDLPVLVGDLKLVINNPSRLPLFDSIRPLIPLKHQVEYDLLTPKRSRKLKEVRLDRTHPEGLGLSVRGGLEFGCGLFISQIVKDGQAGSVGLQVGDEIVRINGYSIFSCIHEEVINLIKTKKTVSLKVRHVGMIPVKSSSGEPLKWQFVDQFVSESGEKKSSVAGLASIGGKEIKEKKVFLSLVGTKGMGISISSGPTQKPGIYISNVKPGSLSAEVGLKVGDQIVEVNGVEFTNLDHKEAVRVLKSSRSLTITVLTGAGSELFMTDEERLAVEARRELERQELMHQKKVALETNKIVKEQQEKERLRKMELSQKTAEEDERYRREMEKIEAAERKHQREWEEDWEPREKPAKTPSPVPPKNPTPPPAKPRSSAFGWFYKYEGKLPTIRKKGKEKKHKKKASKTDTLPAERKSKKEMEFELKLAKEKEEMNEREKQLKISRLVQEVSETEREDLEESEKVQHWVERLCQTRLEQITHVENDSAEVSPTRSPTTSVSTIRRFPGGLQLATTDLDDINLDDVDQSLRQPLKRLAPTQATSNQPPPPLPLPPPSPRLHHTVSHSPPSPRMMHHSMSKAPPSMYHPHSPNPRPSGPGPTGHNPSPPPSRMPPPTATRRAPPPPPSSSSRPPPSQSSWSPSSSHPPPPPPPPPPPPPPPPPPPPPQQNENRFGSSTAYPRPQSPSEHGSEWESNTYKPRGGYRAVNASEASYPQSPKVTRNTSHASRISTSNTPLQIMPSPPNQRRQVNPVMSKPVMLPQTMTHRTALRSEGLPPEMLKRMVVYNTSFKSSRKQGFQKYVEEFDPFSMFTQDQIAGRDVRLLKIKKVGPLDLAVEGGIESPLGKIVVSAIYEGGAADKHGGIVPGDEVMAVNGKILTDVTLTEAQNSLARAWNSGGDWIDLVIAVSPPKEYEDEVAKAASASPTANRKFTPGSATLYRHGYRLQP; from the exons ATGGAGCGAAAAGTAGCCCGAGAATTCCGACATAAG GTGGAGTTGCTGATTGACAACGAGGCAGAAAAAGATTACCTGTACGATGTGCTGCGCATGTATCACCA GTCGATGGACCTACCGGTCTTGGTGGGGGACCTGAAGCTGGTGATTAACAACCCCAGTAGGCTGCCCTTGTTTGATTCCATTCGACCCCTTATCCCACTGAAACACCAAGTGGAGTACGACCTGCTCACCCCAAAGAGATCACG GAAACTGAAGGAGGTTCGTTTGGACCGGACTCACCCCGAGGGCCTCGGTCTGAGCGTGAGAGGGGGGCTAGAGTTTGGCTGCGGCCTCTTCATCTCCCAGATTGTGAAGGACGGACAGGCAGGAAGTGTTGGCTTGCAG GTCGGGGACGAGATTGTGCGCATCAATGGCTATTCCATTTTCTCGTGCATTCACGAGGAAGTCATCAACCTCATCAAGACCAAAAAGACTGTCTCACTGAAAGTCAGGC ATGTTGGGATGATACCAGTGAAGAG CTCCTCTGGAGAGCCCCTCAAATGGCAGTTTGTGGACCAGTTTGTGTCTGAGTCTGGG GAGAAGAAGAGCAGTGTGGCCGGCCTGGCCTCTATTGGAGGAAAGGAGATAAAGGAGAAAAAGGTCTTCCTAAGTTTGGTGGGCACAAAGGGCATGGGTATTAG TATCTCAAGTGGCCCTACTCAGAAACCAGGAATATACATCAGCAACGTGAAACCTGGCTCACTGTCAGCTGAAGTGGGCCTGAAG GTGGGTGACCAGATTGTTGAGGTCAATGGGGTGGAATTCACTAACTTGGACCACAAGGAG GCTGTCAGAGTGTTGAAAAGCAGCCGTAGTTTGACCATCACTGTTCTCACCGGTGCA GGCAGTGAGCTGTTCATGACTGATGAGGAACGCTTGGCAGTGGAGGCTCGCAGGGAGCTGGAGCGACAGGAGCTCATGCACCAGAAGAAGGTCGCTCTGGAAACCAACAAGATCGTGAAAGAGCAGCAGGAGAAGGAACGCCT GAGGAAAATGGAGCTCTCTCAAAAAACGGCTGAGGAGGATGAGCGTTATCGAAGGGAGATGGAAAA GATAGAGGCTGCAGAGCGGAAGCATCAGAGAGAATGGGAGGAGGACTGGGAACCCAGAGAGAAACCTGCCAAGACCCCCTCTCCTGTTCCCCCCAAAAATCCCACCCCACCTCCAGCTAAACCCAGAAGCTCAG CATTTGGCTGGTTTTACAAGTACGAGGGGAAGTTACCTACAATCAGGAAG aaagggaaagaaaagaagcatAAGAAGAAGGCGTCAAAGACGGATACACTGCCCGCCGAgaggaaaagcaaaaaagaGATGGAGTTTGAGCTGAAGCTAGccaaggagaaggaggagatgaACGAGAGGGAAAAGCAGCTGAAAATCAGCAGGCTGGTGCAGGAG GTGTCGGAGACAGAACGGGAGGACCTGGAGGAGTCCGAGAAGGTGCAGCATTGGGTGGAGAGGCTCTGTCAGACCAGACTAGAGCAGATCACTCATGTGGAGAATGACTCAGCAGAG GTGTCTCCAACTCGATCGCCCACCACTTCAGTCTCTACTATAAGGAGGTTTCCTGGGGGCTTGCAGCTGGCCACCACCGATTTGGATGACATTAACCTGGATGATGTAGATCAGAGCCTCAGGCAGCCGCTGAAAAGGCTTGCTCCCACTCAGGCAACATCCAATCAGCctccaccaccactgcccttaccACCACCCTCCCCACGCTTGCACCACACCGTCAGCCATTCACCACCATCACCTCGAATGATGCACCATTCCATGAGTAAGGCTCCACCATCCATGTACCACCCTCATTCCCCTAATCCAAGACCATCTGGCCCAGGACCTACAGGCCACAATCCATCTCCACCCCCCAGTAGGATGCCTCCACCTACAGCCACAAGACGTGCTCCTCCCCCACCGCCCAGTTCTTCTTCACGGCCCCCTCCCTCCCAATCTTCGTGGAGCCCGTCGTCATCCCATCCACCACCGCCTCCACCCCCGccgcctccccctcctcctcctccacctcctcctccacccccccaaCAGAATGAAAATAGGTTTGGGTCAAGCACAGCATACCCTCGGCCTCAGAGTCCCTCTGAGCATGGGAGTGAGTGGGAGTCTAACACCTACAAACCTCGAGGAGGCTACCGTGCAGTAAACGCGAGTGAAGCGTCCTACCCCCAAAGCCCCAAG GTCACAAGAAATACCTCCCATGCTAGCAGAATATCGACTTCAAACACTCCTTTG CAAATCATGCCTAGCCCTCCAAACCAGAGGAGGCAGGTTAACCCTGTAATGTCTAAACCGGTCATGCTGCCACAGACCATGACACACAGAACTGCACTGCGATCAGAGGGCTTG CCTCCGGAGATGCTCAAACGGATGGTGGTGTACAACACATCCTTTAAATCCAGCAGGAAACAA GGATTTCAAAAGTACGTGGAGGAATTTGATCCATTTTCCATG TTCACACAAGATCAGATAGCTGGACGGGACGTTCGacttctgaaaatcaaaaag GTTGGCCCTCTTGATCTTGCAGTGGAAGGGGGCATTGAATCACCCCTTGGGAAGATTGTGGTTTCAGCAATTTATGAAGGTGGTGCTGCAGACAAACATG GTGGTATTGTGCCAGGCGATGAGGTGATGGCAGTAAATGGGAAAATCCTCACTGATGTCACGCTCACCGAGGCCCAGAACTCCTTAGCACGGGCCTGGAACAGTGGTGGG GACTGGATAGATCTGGTAATAGCAGTATCCCCTCCAAAGGAGTACGAGGATGAGGT CGCTAAGGCCGCATCAGCCAGTCCCACAGCAAACAGAAAGTTTACCCCGGGCAGTGCCACTTTGTACAGACACGGCTACCGGCTCCAGCCTTAG